The nucleotide window gtttagtctcttcttttttaaatatttttcatgaATTAATGGAGTCAAAAGGTGGGAAAAAGTCCAGTAGTAGTAGTTTGTTACATTACGAAGCTCCCCTCCCCCTCGGCTATTGCATTGAAGACTTTCTACAACATGGAGGAATCAATAAGTTCCAATCTGTTGCTTACTCCAATGTAAGAATCTCCAAAAACATGTTAGTGACAAAGGAGAAAAAAATGGATcttttgctttcttatttttctttgttgtatATTAATTTGTTGTTCTCATGAAAATTAATTGTGACCATTTGATCTTTTGCAGCGCGTGAGGAAGTCATCTTGATATTCCTTCTTATATTCTAAACCATTAGTTGAATATATGATATGAGAACTAGTCCTTCATAACTTGAGAAtggaaaaatatgcaaaaaaaaaggagtatttttctttcatattttttcttatgTCCATCATAACTACGTAGTTTATGCCTtcatctttttttcttcttctcctttttttaCCTTCACTCTTTTTTGAGTGAATATTCTTATTGTTGTGTTATTAACATGTTTTGTTTTGTTACACATCTAATCATGTCAACAGATTAATGGCAACTTGTGCAAAATCtcattttatctatttttttgaaaaataaaaattcttctcTTTGACTATCATATTCTTATTTCAGTGGAATACAAATTACCTAAACATTCAAAATACAGATGGAGGTGCAAAAACAACTTCAAGAACAACTAGAGGCAAGTTCCATGtgcattatgaaaatatatatgatatttttattgttttgCTTCAAGTAAATTTCTAAACAATCCAAGAAATGAAATGATAATAGATTTGTATGGATGAGAATAGTCAGGTACAAGCGCCTCTCTGCTTTTGTGGATTCCCTCTTTTCTTCTCAAACTCTTGATTTTTTTTGTCGGATCTATGTAGTTGGATCCGTCAAGCGACAGGATGCACCGGTTGTGGCGGCTGCAGTGGCAGCTCCTGTTTGTCCCCGGGGGCGACTAATGCTGGCACGGTCGTGCCGTGCCTTGGAGCCTACCAAGAGAGATGATTCGACCGTCCACGCCGCAATGGCGGTGGAAGCGTCCGACACCACGATGGGAGAGGAAGACACCGTCAATTATGAGAAGCTGGGTAAGGAGCTCGAGATCGCTTCGCCACTGGAGATCATAGATCGGGCTCTGGAGATGTTCGACAATGAAATCGTCATTACTTTTAGGTTAAAAGGCGTTATTTCTTATCTATTATTATTTTGGCCAGATTTTCTCCTCTCTGTTTTGTCATATGctgattttgttttgttttggatATTGATTGTGTTTGAATATACCACAAATTACACAAACGGTACTATTTATGAAATTCAATACAACACAagtgtttgtttgattgtttgtagTTTGCACCAACATATTCATTTCTGTCTAGTACAACATTATTTtcccttctaattttttttttttgataaactaTGATACTGCAATTTAAGTTTTAAGGCAAGGGTGAGAATGTCTATAAACCCACAAATCAAACACCTTGAGAGATAAATAGGCAGTATAAAAGAACTCTTAGATTCAGATCACCTTGGTTAAGAGAATGCATAGAGGCGACTTTTTCAATCAGTCCCCTTCCTTAGTTGTCTTGCTGAAGACTATAGTATGAAAGTTTTAAAGTTTGATGCATATATTTATGATTTAAGATCTGTCACTGTAAAAGAGTatgatttgtttatttatgatttAAGGTGATTCAAGATAACAATTTGTTGGATAAGCCTAAGAAGGTTAATCCTATGCTTTTGATTGTTATGCTCTTGTGTGAAGCATAGATTATTCTCGTCTTTCAAACCTTTAGACGGAAGATTGTAACTGACACGGGAGTTTTTTGGAACAGCGGAGCAAAGGATGTAGCTTTGATAGAATATGCAAAATTAACTGGTCGACCATTTAGAGCCTTCAACCTTGATACTGGGAGGCTAAATCCTGAGACATACAAGTTCTTTGATACTGTAGAGAAGCACTATGGGATCAACATCAAGCACATGTTTCCTGATGCAAGGGAAGTACACACCCTTGTTAGAAGCAAAGGCCTCTTCTCCTTTTCCAAGATGGGTACCGGGAATGCTGCCAGATGAGGAAAGTGAGACCTCTAAGGAGAATGTTGAAAGGCCTCCGCGAGTGGATCACTGGGCAGAGAAAGGATCAATCCCCTGACACGAGAGCCAATATCCCTGTCAGGTAATTAGTTTGTGTTTGATGTATCTGCCTTTACTATGCTAACTTCCTTTTACCATCATGTTTTGTTCAATTACTTTATTTTATCAAGATCGATTAGAAAAAGGATtaaattttgttttccctttccatTCGATAACTTTTGAATTGGTCATGACTTTTGCAACTGCTTCTAAGATTCTGTTCAACAGCCTTCTTCTTAAAGAATTGGACGCTCTGTAGTTGTGGGCGAAGTAATACTGATGACCtacttgcacaagaagcacaatgAAAAGGGAAATACATATTAACATAAGACAGTTCTACAGTGATGTAGTGCAAATGTACTACTATTATTAAAGGTTAAAACAAAATGATAATCTTAAAATTACCAACTTGTGTTGGAAAGCTTGCAATGCTCCCCTTTGATGGATCAAATCAAGCTCGATTATTATAAGTTAAAGGTAATAATCTGTAGCCAAATGTGATGGATATAGTTTCCCATTAGATGTGTAATGGGCATTTTTCTTGCAGGGGAATGGTTGACTGATCAAGAACAAGTCAAGTAATATATATTATGTGGCTTCCTTTTCTccataacataaataaataaaggaaataatGTCTTCTAGTTTTAAGTCTgaaatttatttcttgtttttatttttgatttctcttgcatgGCATAATGTTTTTTGCTTGATTTTTCTATTGGAGTAGCTCATGCTATCCGATGGTTTTGGAAGAAGAGAAACAAAATACCAAAAtgaaatctttcattttaaaacttcattcTTCTTGCATTTATAGTCTCCAGCTTTTTTTGGTGTTTAGAACAAAAGTGAAAAACTAGTTCAGCAAGCCTATCATTGGATTAAGGTATTATTAATTTCCCCACTGTTAAAAACTGTTAAAAGACAACTGATTTTATCCTTCCACAATCAGGATTCGTTCTCTGGTTGACAATCAGAAACTGAGATTGACTCGACAGATATTGAATTCTATTTTATGTACCTTGATATCTGTAAGGTGTTTTTTTCAGgcagttaataatttaaattgtttCTGCTGTAGCGTGGATAATCTCTGTAAGGACATTTTTCTTTGTGGCAAGATGGATGATCAAGGTTGGGTTCCCATTTCATTGGTTGCTACCTTTAACATGGTGAGTAATCCATGTGATTATGGATATGAGGAGTAATTCCATGTTCAAAAAATTTAACTGCCTCTACTTCCTAACACATCACAATATATGTAGGTCAAAAGGGTGACCACGAGCACAGCGGTGATATTGAATGCTCTAAGAGATTCAACAGAACTTGAAATACAGGTACTTCACCCCCATCTTTTCCCCTCTTGATTCTACTCTTATCAGTTATGCTTCTTAAATAATTCATCTTGGTATTTTTCTTCAAAACATGTTCCTTCAATCATCTACAAGCAGAGAAAATTAGAAGACGAGAGGATTGGATGAGATGGTTACTGCCCTCGATGGGAAATCCAAATGGTCATGGTTCCACGCCTCACTTGACATTGAACCATGATGATTTAGTCATCCACCCCATACAGACTCTCGGATTAGAGGAATCTTCCAGCTAGGCCACCATGAGTCGTACTCAAACTGAGATAGCACTTGATAGGGGATCAACATCCTGTAGCTGCAACAGCCAGCAGGGTAGAGATCCAGCTCAACTAGAAGAACTTTGCTGTAGCGATTCAGATCATGAAATAGACAGTGACTGAATCATCATGAAATAGtcttttggctattgttcattagttgtaaatagagtttatttgtttatttgtattgggataaattttatttgaacatgagatatgtttcttcttttgtgattgtaattcttgtataactaacattttgaatgatattgatatggggaatattctttcttgattatgattctttattatattttaaattgaaatatgatatattggtattaaaagataataatttaaaagacaacggtttaaaatcgttattgttgtctatcaccctcagagacaacagttaaaaaccgttgtcatagcccTAAAAACGGTTGTACCTGGCAGAAAAATGCTCtaaataacaacggttttaaaccgttgtcttttcacgcaaagacaacggtttaaaaccgttgcaaaactattatcttttcattcaaagacaacggttttaaaccgttgtcatagccccccccccccaccacttttaacaacactgtcaATTACAACCGTTTTAAAGGgcatacgacaacggtttttaaccattgtcttttaatatttttgttgtagtgctgaGTTCCATCTTCGCGAAGGATAATAGCCTTGCGTCCGAAGATGGAGCGATCCAAGAGAAGGATCACGACACAATTCGTGTCCGACAGATGAAGCAACATGACACGAAACGTGATGAGCGGTAACAACGATTGTTGCTATTCGGAGATCGGAAAAACTTCTTGTCGACGATCAGCAGTAAATCATATTTGTTTTAAGACCAAATCATATTTGCAATCCATATCAGTAACCTTTATTTGATTTAAGACCAAATTAGATTTGGTTGAAAATCAATCTTGATTCAAAACAAAGAACCCCTTTTAATTAAAACCAAACCAATTTGATTTATAATTAAACCAaagaaaattcaacttgtcttcAAAAGACGTGGCTCATCCGTGCTTTCGTTGCACCAATTTGATTCTATATTTACCTTTTGTCTGGTTCAACTAGACTTAATCTCTTTAGATCTgagaatctaattctcaaacttgttttatgTCTCTTAGATAAACTTGTAATGCATGTGACTTTATAGGTTTCCGGTTatgttggtcgtccataattaaccatcaattatagaacgatcatgagtgacacctagtagtacatcatgatccccaattaactgGAAAATCCTAAGTTATCTCGGAACCacttctaaacccttcagcagctatagtAAGTCATTCCTCGTTTCTtttactcgtcttatacccacttggtttaggacataGTCTATGTGTCAGTCCCCATTAGACTGACTACATCACACCTGaccccaagtaatacttcctcattctgcaTATTCAAATTACCCTGACATGTATCTAAGAGTCTCGtgctcttaacatgtgatactttgGCTAAAAACTTTAAGTAATAATCTTAATAAGTGGTCATAAGGTATACGTCTGCTCGCAAGAAGCGGTGAATCCTCTataggctatccaaacaccttcggatattttgacttatacccaatcatccaaGGTCTACATCTCCAAGGAGATGCTTACATAAGATGTCAAAATGTAAGCCTCCATGATCAAGATGACTTGAATATCTCGAGTCGAACGAAACTTGCACTTGAGCTATAGTAAGAGTTTCGTTGACATATCTATATATTAGAGAACCATATAAAATCTTACAGCAGGTCATtttaatgaactagttaccaaaACTAgtatccatgtttaactctcgatatCCCAGTGTCTCCAGTTAGTGAGAAAATAGTTGCTTaaccgaaccaaggagtataacctatGCTAgccttacagaattgatgatgttcgaatgcatcaatcgacgactaggaaaattctaatacgttgataattgcacatgtagaaataatcacaagttgtaatccaatcacaaattctctcatgctatgaattgta belongs to Zingiber officinale cultivar Zhangliang unplaced genomic scaffold, Zo_v1.1 ctg42, whole genome shotgun sequence and includes:
- the LOC122037442 gene encoding probable 5'-adenylylsulfate reductase 1, chloroplastic gives rise to the protein MRIVRYKRLSAFVDSLFSSQTLDFFCRIYVVGSVKRQDAPVVAAAVAAPVCPRGRLMLARSCRALEPTKRDDSTVHAAMAVEASDTTMGEEDTVNYEKLGKELEIASPLEIIDRALEMFDNEIIILVFQTFRRKIVTDTGVFWNSGAKDVALIEYAKLTGRPFRAFNLDTGRLNPETYKFFDTVEKHYGINIKHMFPDAREVHTLVRSKGLFSFSKMGTGNAAR